The following coding sequences lie in one Leptospira inadai serovar Lyme str. 10 genomic window:
- a CDS encoding acetyl-CoA carboxylase family protein yields MASKKVLIANRGEVAIRIARASAALGWESVVVFSEDDADSKHRLCGDHSVALNGSGSHAYLDAKQLIRVAKETHCSFLHPGYGFLSENAEFAESCFAEGVKFIGPPPGVVKTLGDKLEAIRLAEQNSIPVLTGTRRPTTLAQAKDFFVQHGALMIKALSGGGGRGIRRIRNPDQIEEEFLTCSYEAKAAFGSGDLYVEQYLPRARHIEVQIVGDVHGEIAHLWERDCTLQRRNQKLIEVSPAPNLSPEIRDSILNSALRLAKSVQYSSLGTFEFLLDEETRGKFYFIEANPRLQVEHTVTEEVTGIDLLQLQLHIAAGQSLKDLGIWPETIAPPTGFAIQLRINAETLDQTGNPQPSTGKLAVFEPSTGPGIRVDTAAYSGYIMNPSFDSLLAKLIVHSKSSRIRDAISLAYRALSDFNIQGVKTNKTFLQNLLLLPELENYSVYTRLVDEISGSGIFEGSKVHKEFSFLSDKNGSIPEAIEITEAPLGTLQVPSTISGRLTEICVAEGDMIRKGQKIAIISAMKMEHVLNAEVSGLVERIPASVGSIIAAGQSLLFVRPFEVMDSPSEGEGRMNLDSIRSDLQDLLNRLSLNEDSFRPQAAGKRHKRGQRTARENIADICDPGTFAEYGALAIAAQRRRRSLDELIKLSPADGLITGLANVNGKIFDSHKSRCAVLAYDYTVFMGTQGAMNHKKTDRLLKVVKELRLPLVFFTEGGGGRPGEVDMPAVAGLDLHTFRQYASLKGIAPRIAITSGRCFAGNAALFGCSDITIATLGSNIGMGGPVMVKGGGLGSFSAEDIGPVDIQTKNGVVDILVKDEIEAVETAKKALSYFQGDIINFSCSDQRALRTAIPENRLRSYDIRSLIKILADDDSFLELRQKFAGGMVTAFIRIEGRSLALIANDPTHLAGAIDAEGADKASDFIKLCDSFNIPILFLCDTPGFMVGPEVEKNGLVRKAGRLFEESAACKVPIFTIVLRKGYGLGAMAMAGGSFHAPVFTISWPSGKFGAMGIEGEIRTGFQKELAEIKDWNERQKLFDRLVDEAYERGKAMNMASYLEIDAVIDPADSRKWILRGLNSIPKVS; encoded by the coding sequence ATGGCATCCAAGAAAGTACTGATTGCAAATAGAGGAGAAGTCGCGATTCGGATTGCGCGAGCGTCCGCGGCGCTAGGATGGGAAAGCGTAGTCGTTTTTTCCGAGGACGACGCAGATTCGAAACATCGTTTATGTGGAGATCATTCCGTTGCGTTAAATGGCAGCGGTAGTCACGCGTATCTGGATGCGAAGCAACTGATTCGAGTCGCTAAGGAAACGCATTGCTCCTTTCTTCATCCTGGTTACGGTTTTTTAAGTGAAAATGCCGAATTTGCAGAAAGCTGCTTCGCAGAAGGTGTGAAATTTATCGGTCCACCACCTGGGGTCGTCAAAACCTTGGGAGATAAACTCGAGGCGATTCGATTAGCGGAACAGAACTCCATTCCGGTTTTAACAGGAACAAGACGTCCCACTACGCTCGCTCAAGCGAAGGACTTTTTCGTTCAACACGGAGCGTTAATGATCAAGGCGCTATCCGGCGGCGGAGGTAGAGGAATCCGAAGAATCCGAAATCCGGACCAAATTGAGGAAGAATTTCTTACATGTTCTTATGAAGCGAAAGCCGCGTTCGGAAGCGGGGATTTATACGTTGAACAATATCTTCCTAGGGCTCGGCATATCGAGGTTCAAATTGTAGGCGATGTCCACGGGGAAATCGCGCATCTATGGGAGAGAGACTGTACCTTACAAAGAAGAAATCAAAAATTGATCGAGGTATCGCCCGCTCCCAATTTATCTCCGGAAATTCGGGATTCGATTCTAAATTCGGCTCTTCGGTTAGCTAAAAGCGTACAATATTCGAGTTTAGGGACGTTCGAATTTTTACTCGATGAGGAAACGCGAGGAAAATTCTATTTTATTGAAGCCAATCCGCGTTTGCAAGTGGAGCATACAGTTACCGAAGAAGTGACCGGAATCGATTTACTTCAGTTACAATTGCATATAGCTGCAGGACAATCTTTGAAAGATCTAGGAATTTGGCCCGAAACGATCGCGCCTCCTACAGGATTCGCAATTCAGCTAAGAATCAATGCGGAAACTCTTGACCAAACCGGGAATCCGCAACCGTCGACCGGAAAATTGGCGGTCTTTGAGCCTTCGACGGGACCCGGGATTCGCGTCGATACCGCAGCATATTCCGGATACATAATGAATCCTAGTTTTGATTCTTTGCTCGCTAAGCTTATCGTCCATAGTAAAAGTTCGCGCATTCGGGACGCCATATCTTTGGCTTATCGCGCACTGAGTGATTTTAATATCCAAGGTGTCAAAACGAACAAGACATTTCTTCAGAATCTTCTTCTGTTGCCGGAGTTGGAAAACTACTCCGTTTATACCAGGCTAGTAGACGAAATCTCCGGATCCGGCATATTCGAAGGTTCTAAAGTTCATAAAGAGTTCTCGTTTTTATCGGATAAAAACGGATCGATTCCGGAAGCGATCGAAATAACGGAAGCTCCATTAGGAACTCTGCAAGTTCCTTCTACGATTTCCGGACGTTTGACGGAAATTTGCGTCGCCGAAGGCGATATGATTCGAAAGGGGCAAAAAATCGCGATTATTTCCGCGATGAAAATGGAGCACGTACTTAATGCCGAGGTTTCGGGTCTGGTGGAAAGGATTCCGGCTTCGGTAGGTTCCATCATCGCGGCGGGGCAATCTTTACTTTTTGTCAGGCCCTTCGAAGTAATGGACTCGCCCTCGGAAGGAGAGGGTAGGATGAATTTGGATTCGATTCGATCCGATCTCCAGGATCTCTTGAATCGATTGTCGTTAAACGAAGATAGTTTTCGACCTCAAGCCGCAGGAAAGCGCCATAAAAGAGGGCAAAGAACCGCTAGGGAGAATATTGCCGATATCTGCGATCCTGGCACTTTCGCGGAGTACGGCGCGTTGGCGATCGCGGCGCAGCGTCGCAGACGATCCCTGGACGAATTGATCAAATTGAGTCCAGCCGACGGTTTGATTACCGGACTTGCTAACGTAAACGGGAAAATCTTCGACTCACATAAATCACGATGTGCGGTTTTGGCATATGATTACACCGTCTTTATGGGAACGCAGGGAGCGATGAATCATAAAAAAACGGATCGTTTATTGAAGGTTGTTAAGGAACTTAGACTTCCGTTGGTCTTTTTTACCGAAGGCGGAGGTGGTCGTCCCGGGGAAGTCGATATGCCGGCGGTAGCCGGTTTGGATTTGCACACGTTTCGTCAATATGCGAGTTTAAAAGGAATTGCTCCTCGCATCGCGATCACTTCCGGTCGTTGCTTTGCGGGGAACGCCGCTTTATTCGGTTGTAGCGATATCACTATCGCAACCTTGGGATCTAATATAGGTATGGGCGGACCAGTTATGGTCAAAGGAGGAGGTCTTGGCAGTTTCTCCGCCGAAGATATCGGCCCGGTCGATATTCAGACTAAAAACGGAGTAGTGGATATTCTCGTCAAAGACGAAATAGAAGCCGTTGAAACTGCAAAAAAGGCCCTGTCCTACTTTCAGGGAGATATTATAAATTTCTCATGCTCTGATCAGAGAGCTTTGAGAACGGCAATTCCTGAAAATCGATTACGTTCCTACGACATTCGTTCTTTAATCAAGATTCTCGCAGATGACGATTCTTTCTTAGAACTTCGGCAAAAATTCGCCGGGGGGATGGTCACGGCTTTTATCAGAATCGAAGGCAGGTCGCTCGCGCTTATCGCTAATGATCCTACTCATTTAGCCGGGGCGATAGATGCGGAAGGTGCGGATAAAGCTAGCGACTTTATAAAACTTTGCGATTCTTTTAATATACCGATATTATTTCTTTGTGATACTCCAGGATTTATGGTCGGTCCTGAAGTGGAGAAGAACGGCTTAGTGCGTAAAGCTGGACGTTTATTCGAAGAGTCTGCCGCTTGTAAGGTTCCGATTTTTACCATCGTTCTGAGGAAAGGATACGGTTTGGGCGCGATGGCAATGGCGGGAGGTAGCTTTCATGCTCCGGTTTTTACGATTTCATGGCCTTCCGGCAAATTCGGAGCGATGGGAATCGAAGGAGAAATTCGCACAGGATTTCAGAAGGAACTTGCTGAAATCAAAGATTGGAACGAAAGACAAAAATTATTCGATCGCTTAGTCGACGAAGCATATGAGAGAGGAAAAGCGATGAATATGGCTTCCTATTTGGAGATAGATGCCGTAATCGATCCGGCGGATTCCAGAAAATGGATTTTACGCGGATTGAATTCCATTCCAAAAGTCTCTTAA
- a CDS encoding DUF4384 domain-containing protein: MGSLLSISDSIREFADERYSLIKLNRIAAIGFSLAFQFSCATVAATLPAPTVQNKEIYTTNANVQFLEKYRVAILDSSDRAMPLEEELKDLLIKSGKVIVIDRKKTAEALNEITLSLEGIADKENAPKIGRLLSAQKLIQIKESGRKWSLELVDVQTSKIDFNRSFSEGGSQKVFQELVEFLSRNLLLRNLSGLRPKQSSIKVSLSSSRKLYKNNDPVSFEVRVSEDCYLYLILLQSDGESILLFPNDSSPSNFAKAGETILIPDGKSGYILAAGEPFGSDMIKAIASKKSLNLFDSTPVPGTPFGRIMNPFDVISRGIKKINTEIRDEDWNTAEITIQTEAD, encoded by the coding sequence ATGGGTAGTTTGCTCTCGATCTCCGACTCCATAAGGGAGTTTGCCGACGAGAGGTATTCGCTTATCAAATTGAATCGGATCGCGGCTATCGGATTCTCTCTTGCATTCCAATTTTCCTGTGCGACGGTCGCTGCGACCCTCCCCGCTCCCACGGTCCAAAACAAAGAAATTTATACGACAAACGCAAATGTTCAATTTTTGGAGAAATATCGGGTAGCCATCCTGGATTCCTCCGATCGCGCCATGCCGCTCGAAGAAGAACTAAAAGATTTGTTAATCAAATCGGGAAAGGTGATCGTAATTGACAGAAAAAAAACCGCCGAGGCGCTGAATGAAATAACTCTTAGCCTGGAAGGAATCGCCGATAAGGAAAACGCTCCGAAAATCGGAAGGCTGCTATCGGCCCAAAAACTGATTCAGATTAAAGAATCGGGTCGCAAATGGTCGCTGGAGTTAGTCGACGTGCAGACATCCAAGATCGATTTTAACCGGTCCTTTTCCGAAGGCGGCTCTCAAAAAGTTTTTCAGGAATTGGTGGAGTTTTTATCCAGAAACCTTTTACTCAGAAATCTAAGCGGACTTCGGCCCAAGCAAAGCTCGATAAAAGTAAGCTTGAGCTCTTCGAGAAAGCTGTATAAAAACAACGACCCTGTCTCGTTCGAAGTAAGGGTCTCGGAAGATTGTTATTTATATTTAATATTATTACAAAGCGATGGAGAATCGATCCTACTCTTTCCGAACGACAGTTCCCCCTCTAATTTCGCGAAAGCTGGAGAAACTATTCTCATTCCCGACGGAAAATCGGGATATATTTTGGCTGCGGGCGAACCGTTCGGCTCGGACATGATTAAGGCAATAGCATCGAAAAAGAGTTTAAATCTCTTCGATTCCACTCCTGTCCCGGGAACTCCTTTCGGAAGAATAATGAACCCCTTCGATGTAATTTCAAGAGGTATCAAAAAAATTAATACTGAAATTCGTGACGAAGACTGGAATACCGCGGAAATCACGATCCAGACGGAAGCCGATTGA
- a CDS encoding alginate export family protein, giving the protein MSKNGLKLAGFAIGFAVFSFPIQTKAEGQPTLDPGIHSEQKPVDPALFPSPAPEKQVAKPTQDSAESNGNGNPAVAKEKEIYKSPLVGNIPGEYIRNLQVTPEQNKIIRSNSDLWLQDRFRVGFSVRPRYESINNMDFNKTTADNSNVFTGQTQFYLIADINKYVIFKATLQDSRVWGGEQSPAYTGTSRFELGTNGGVVYDTTKTSQNQVPVLNSTSFREAFFDIRKPDQSLRLRLGRQIIDFGDGRILGAANDNQIGNSTDGLRFTGKYANNTLDAFGSVVTAQYNSSGLVSANTSLPNTYLVGANNFTKFASWLALDIYDFTVLKKYNPANNNTATNKPTDQQNTYGFRLTNRTENNALPEGIVFDWTIEAAWQGGYDGLRVGTSWLQNATDGSTGAGAINAFNNKNLLIENENQKYNAHFLTLQAGVSPSKDVRVGIQYVYASGDPNRSDSTVGTWNAPFPTRRIATGFIPYSGNGIAGAFFWQNAKDYSVHIRWNTGKWGTFIFNPHFYYKAKLQDAYYNNNGIVTGGLAGSTEDFSNNQKYNYSSQPLGKKIGSELDLIYIVTPWENVSVWGGIAFVRAGDSIRNAHVSVPTSTTPSVYTGKPDASYFFLQTVFAI; this is encoded by the coding sequence ATGTCGAAAAATGGACTAAAATTAGCGGGCTTCGCGATCGGATTTGCCGTATTCTCCTTTCCGATTCAGACAAAGGCCGAGGGACAACCTACCTTGGATCCAGGGATTCATTCCGAACAAAAACCGGTGGACCCGGCACTTTTCCCTTCCCCGGCACCGGAAAAACAGGTAGCAAAGCCTACGCAAGATAGCGCGGAAAGCAACGGCAATGGCAACCCGGCCGTCGCTAAAGAAAAAGAAATCTATAAAAGTCCCTTGGTCGGAAATATCCCAGGTGAATATATCAGAAACCTTCAAGTAACCCCCGAGCAAAACAAGATCATCCGCTCCAACTCGGACCTCTGGCTCCAGGACAGATTCAGAGTAGGCTTTTCCGTTCGACCGAGATATGAGTCGATCAATAACATGGATTTTAATAAGACGACCGCGGATAACTCTAACGTATTTACCGGACAGACCCAATTTTATCTTATCGCAGATATTAATAAATATGTAATATTTAAGGCGACGTTGCAGGACTCCCGGGTATGGGGAGGAGAACAGTCTCCGGCATATACCGGAACTTCCCGTTTCGAATTAGGCACGAACGGTGGCGTGGTTTATGATACCACTAAGACGTCTCAAAATCAGGTCCCGGTTCTCAACAGCACCTCCTTCCGGGAAGCGTTCTTCGACATTCGTAAGCCGGACCAATCCCTACGACTGCGCCTGGGACGACAGATCATCGATTTCGGAGACGGACGAATATTAGGTGCAGCAAACGATAATCAGATCGGGAATTCGACGGATGGGCTCCGCTTCACCGGAAAATACGCGAACAATACGTTGGATGCATTCGGAAGCGTGGTAACGGCGCAGTACAATTCCTCCGGGTTAGTAAGTGCGAATACCTCGCTTCCGAATACCTATTTGGTGGGAGCCAACAATTTTACGAAATTCGCAAGCTGGTTAGCCTTGGACATATACGATTTTACGGTTTTAAAAAAATATAATCCGGCTAACAATAATACTGCGACAAATAAACCGACCGATCAACAGAATACTTACGGTTTTCGTTTAACGAATAGAACCGAAAACAACGCTCTTCCCGAAGGAATAGTATTCGATTGGACCATCGAAGCCGCCTGGCAAGGAGGATACGACGGCCTACGAGTCGGCACAAGCTGGCTTCAAAATGCGACGGACGGCAGTACGGGCGCCGGCGCGATCAACGCATTTAATAACAAGAATCTTTTGATCGAAAATGAAAACCAAAAATATAACGCCCACTTCCTCACTTTGCAGGCAGGAGTGAGTCCTAGCAAGGATGTAAGAGTCGGCATCCAATACGTATATGCTTCCGGCGATCCGAACCGAAGCGATTCGACTGTAGGAACCTGGAACGCTCCGTTTCCGACGAGACGAATCGCGACCGGGTTCATTCCCTATAGCGGAAACGGTATCGCAGGCGCATTCTTTTGGCAGAACGCAAAGGATTATTCCGTTCACATCAGATGGAATACCGGAAAATGGGGAACGTTCATATTCAATCCTCATTTTTATTATAAAGCGAAACTTCAGGATGCTTATTATAATAATAACGGAATCGTTACCGGCGGTTTGGCGGGTAGTACGGAAGATTTTTCCAACAATCAAAAGTACAACTATTCATCCCAACCTTTGGGAAAAAAGATCGGATCGGAGTTGGATTTAATCTATATCGTAACTCCCTGGGAAAACGTTTCCGTATGGGGAGGCATCGCGTTCGTTCGCGCAGGTGACTCCATTCGAAACGCGCATGTTTCGGTTCCGACTTCCACTACTCCTTCGGTTTATACCGGGAAACCGGACGCATCCTATTTCTTTTTACAAACGGTGTTTGCAATATAG
- a CDS encoding DUF4160 domain-containing protein — translation MPKVFERNGFKFFFFANEGNPREPVHIHVRKGEKLAKFWLKPNVLLGDNYGFSSKELNWIEEEIEKNLDIIQGKWNDFFGIGSKSPKDLV, via the coding sequence ATGCCCAAAGTTTTCGAAAGAAACGGATTTAAGTTCTTCTTTTTTGCTAATGAGGGCAATCCGAGAGAACCAGTTCACATTCATGTAAGAAAGGGAGAGAAATTAGCTAAATTCTGGTTAAAGCCGAATGTTTTATTGGGTGATAATTACGGCTTCAGTTCAAAAGAATTAAATTGGATTGAAGAAGAGATTGAAAAGAATTTAGATATAATTCAAGGTAAATGGAATGATTTCTTCGGTATCGGAAGCAAAAGCCCAAAAGATTTGGTTTGA
- a CDS encoding sulfate/molybdate ABC transporter ATP-binding protein — protein MSIEIRNVSKRFGEFQALKDINLTIPEGDLVALLGPSGSGKTTLLRIIAGLEAADEGEVYFNGEKTKNRNSKDRGVGFVFQHYALFRHMTIFENIAFGLKVRPRATRPSKVEIRDRVFRLLKLVQLENFHDRFPSELSGGQRQRVALARALAIEPKYLLLDEPFGALDAKVRKELRTWLRRLHDEIHITSVFVTHDQEEALEVSDSIVILRAGKIEQIGSPDEVYNKPKNPFVFHFLGDVNLFHGRVQDGKARIGDQHVESPEHSEIQDAKAVAYVRPYDVEILRLAENGIPAEIQYIHSTGRNVRVELKRLDSGSLIESLLDQSTFRELNLLPGEKVYLRIRNAKVYVEDFSI, from the coding sequence ATGTCCATAGAAATACGCAATGTGAGCAAACGTTTCGGAGAATTCCAAGCCTTAAAAGACATTAACCTGACGATTCCGGAAGGAGATTTAGTCGCGCTATTAGGACCGTCGGGAAGCGGTAAAACTACTCTGCTCAGAATCATTGCCGGACTCGAGGCGGCGGATGAGGGAGAAGTTTATTTTAACGGAGAGAAAACGAAAAATAGGAATTCGAAAGATCGCGGAGTCGGTTTCGTTTTTCAACACTATGCCCTCTTTCGCCATATGACAATTTTTGAAAATATCGCATTCGGTTTAAAAGTTCGACCGAGAGCGACCCGACCTTCCAAAGTGGAAATTCGCGATCGAGTGTTTCGTCTCTTAAAGCTAGTCCAATTGGAGAATTTTCACGACCGTTTTCCTTCCGAATTATCGGGAGGTCAAAGGCAACGAGTCGCATTAGCAAGAGCATTGGCGATCGAGCCTAAGTACCTGCTTTTGGACGAACCGTTCGGAGCCTTGGACGCTAAAGTGAGGAAGGAGCTTCGTACTTGGCTGCGAAGGCTTCATGACGAGATCCATATCACGAGCGTCTTCGTCACCCACGATCAGGAAGAGGCTTTGGAAGTAAGCGATTCGATCGTTATTCTTAGAGCGGGAAAGATCGAGCAAATCGGAAGTCCCGATGAAGTTTATAACAAACCTAAAAATCCGTTCGTGTTTCACTTTCTTGGGGACGTAAATCTTTTTCATGGAAGAGTTCAGGACGGAAAGGCTAGAATCGGTGACCAGCACGTCGAGTCCCCCGAACATTCCGAAATCCAAGACGCAAAGGCGGTCGCCTACGTTCGTCCCTACGATGTGGAAATCCTACGGTTGGCCGAAAACGGAATTCCCGCCGAAATTCAATACATTCATTCGACCGGCAGAAATGTTCGAGTCGAACTAAAGAGATTAGATTCCGGCTCTCTGATCGAATCTCTTCTGGACCAAAGCACTTTCCGCGAACTCAATCTACTACCGGGCGAGAAAGTTTATCTTCGGATTCGAAACGCGAAAGTATACGTCGAAGATTTTTCCATTTAA
- the cysW gene encoding sulfate ABC transporter permease subunit CysW, producing the protein MRTEPTWIRITLIGAAFFLAGLILVLPIVTVFTEAFASGFDGYITALQDPDTVSAWLMTLKVAGIAVPLNTFFGVIAAFLITRFEFPGKNALLTVIDSPFAVSPVISGLIFLLLFGRQGWFGNTLGEYGIKIVFNTPGLVIATLFITLPFVARELIPLMQTQGKEEEEAGILLGASLPKLFAKIILPNIKWGLLYGIILCNARAMGEFGAVSVLSGHIRGKTNTLPLQIEMLYNEFNSVGAFSAASLLVFLSLLTLLVKTILEKNLRTKPIEPPEEDPVEPEAGKTSEANASTVTDPVI; encoded by the coding sequence ATGAGAACAGAACCTACTTGGATCCGAATCACTCTAATCGGCGCCGCCTTCTTTTTAGCGGGATTGATTCTCGTATTACCCATCGTAACGGTTTTTACGGAAGCTTTCGCAAGCGGGTTCGACGGTTACATTACCGCCTTGCAGGATCCCGATACCGTTTCCGCCTGGTTAATGACTTTGAAAGTCGCAGGGATAGCCGTTCCCTTAAATACGTTCTTCGGAGTTATTGCCGCCTTCTTAATCACAAGATTCGAATTTCCGGGAAAGAACGCGCTATTAACGGTCATCGATTCTCCGTTTGCGGTTTCGCCCGTTATCTCCGGTTTGATTTTTCTGCTTCTATTCGGGAGACAGGGATGGTTCGGAAATACCTTGGGCGAATACGGAATTAAAATCGTATTCAACACGCCTGGCTTAGTGATAGCGACCCTATTTATCACCTTGCCGTTCGTAGCCAGAGAATTGATTCCTTTGATGCAGACCCAGGGTAAAGAGGAGGAAGAAGCCGGCATTCTATTGGGAGCCTCCCTTCCGAAACTATTCGCTAAAATCATTCTTCCGAATATCAAATGGGGATTACTCTACGGAATCATTCTCTGCAATGCGCGTGCGATGGGCGAGTTCGGAGCGGTGTCCGTTCTGTCGGGACATATTCGAGGAAAAACCAACACGCTTCCTCTTCAAATAGAAATGTTATATAACGAATTCAATTCGGTCGGAGCGTTCTCGGCCGCGTCTCTCCTCGTCTTTCTATCTTTACTTACATTATTGGTGAAGACGATTTTAGAAAAGAATTTACGAACGAAGCCGATTGAACCTCCCGAAGAAGATCCAGTCGAACCCGAAGCCGGAAAAACGTCCGAGGCAAATGCATCGACCGTCACAGATCCGGTCATTTAA
- the cysT gene encoding sulfate ABC transporter permease subunit CysT yields MKVIIRPYSKTSFGLTLGTTIFYLSLLVIIPLSAIFFKSANLGWSGLIAVFSEDRIQKALWLSFGAGTAAAIINLFVGFLFAWVLVRYEFPGRKILDTLVDLPFTLPTAVAGIALTAIYSSNGWIGRFLDPLGIKVAYTPLGIVVALVFIGFPFVVRTVQPVLEELPKELEESAYCLGANRLQTFTRVLFPELWPSLLAGTSMAFARGIGEYGSVVFISGNLPGKTEILPLLIVTKLEQYEYSKATGIALLMLLLSFFIMFTINFFQSRSSGRLG; encoded by the coding sequence TTGAAAGTCATCATTCGCCCCTATTCTAAAACTAGTTTCGGCCTCACTCTAGGTACGACAATATTTTATCTCAGCCTATTAGTTATCATTCCGCTTTCCGCCATATTCTTCAAATCCGCAAATCTGGGTTGGTCGGGTCTAATCGCGGTATTTTCCGAAGATAGAATACAAAAAGCATTATGGTTAAGCTTCGGCGCCGGAACCGCGGCCGCGATAATCAATTTATTCGTCGGCTTTCTATTCGCTTGGGTATTGGTTCGATACGAATTTCCGGGTCGAAAAATTTTAGACACACTGGTCGACCTTCCGTTTACTCTTCCTACCGCAGTCGCAGGGATCGCTCTCACCGCGATTTATTCTTCGAACGGGTGGATCGGAAGATTTTTGGATCCGCTTGGGATCAAGGTAGCCTATACTCCTCTAGGCATCGTAGTCGCTCTGGTGTTTATCGGATTTCCTTTCGTCGTTCGAACCGTTCAGCCGGTTTTGGAGGAACTCCCCAAGGAGTTGGAAGAAAGCGCGTACTGCCTCGGTGCGAATCGTCTACAAACGTTTACGCGGGTTCTTTTTCCCGAACTCTGGCCCTCTCTTTTAGCGGGAACCTCGATGGCATTTGCGAGGGGAATCGGTGAATACGGGTCGGTCGTTTTTATCTCGGGAAATTTACCCGGAAAAACGGAAATCCTTCCGCTTTTGATCGTCACAAAATTGGAGCAGTACGAATATTCGAAGGCGACAGGAATCGCTTTATTGATGTTACTACTTTCTTTTTTTATAATGTTTACGATTAATTTTTTCCAGAGTAGGTCTTCCGGGAGATTAGGATGA
- a CDS encoding sulfate ABC transporter substrate-binding protein: protein MKQITRNQRITRRFSALLLVVTIALISLGSTAVLAEDVLLNVSFDPTRELYEDINKQFSNLWKKKTGRTLQIQQSHGGSGKQARAVIDGLDADVVTLALAYDIDSIAENGGSISKDWEKAFPHHSVPYYSTVVFLVRKGNPKGLKDWDDLVKPGIGVITPNPKTSGGARWNYLAAWGFAKKKYGSEEKAKDFIKSLYRNTSVLDTGARGSTTTFAQRGIGDVLLAWENEAELALDESRKANGGQSRFEVVYPSTSVLAETPVAIVEKVVARKGSKEIAKSYLDFLYTKAGQETIARHFFRPTDEAVLKANISKFPKLKLFDVRDLEGSWKAAHKKHFADGGVFDSIYNDAKK, encoded by the coding sequence GTGAAGCAAATTACCAGAAACCAGCGCATTACCCGGCGGTTTTCCGCCCTTCTTTTAGTAGTAACGATCGCCTTGATAAGCCTTGGTTCGACGGCCGTTCTTGCAGAGGATGTCCTTCTCAACGTTTCGTTCGATCCCACTCGCGAGCTTTATGAAGACATCAATAAGCAGTTTTCAAATCTTTGGAAAAAGAAAACCGGAAGGACGTTACAAATCCAACAATCGCACGGAGGTTCCGGTAAACAAGCACGTGCGGTTATCGACGGACTGGACGCGGATGTCGTGACATTGGCACTCGCGTATGATATCGATAGCATTGCCGAAAACGGCGGATCGATTTCGAAAGATTGGGAGAAAGCATTCCCGCATCATTCGGTTCCCTACTATTCCACAGTCGTTTTTCTAGTCCGAAAAGGAAATCCGAAAGGACTGAAAGATTGGGACGATCTTGTAAAACCCGGTATCGGAGTGATAACTCCGAATCCGAAAACGTCCGGCGGAGCTCGCTGGAATTACCTTGCCGCTTGGGGATTTGCAAAGAAGAAATACGGATCGGAAGAAAAAGCGAAGGATTTCATAAAATCTTTGTATAGGAACACGTCCGTCTTGGATACCGGGGCACGCGGATCCACGACTACGTTCGCTCAACGAGGAATCGGGGACGTCCTTCTCGCTTGGGAGAACGAAGCGGAACTAGCTTTGGACGAATCACGTAAGGCAAACGGCGGTCAATCCAGATTCGAAGTCGTTTATCCGAGTACGAGTGTTCTTGCAGAAACTCCAGTCGCGATCGTTGAGAAAGTGGTCGCGAGAAAAGGAAGCAAGGAAATCGCCAAATCTTATTTGGATTTTCTGTACACGAAGGCAGGGCAAGAAACGATCGCGAGGCATTTCTTCAGACCGACCGATGAGGCGGTGTTAAAGGCCAACATATCTAAATTTCCGAAATTAAAACTATTCGATGTTCGTGATTTGGAAGGTTCTTGGAAAGCGGCGCATAAAAAGCATTTTGCCGATGGCGGAGTCTTTGATAGTATCTATAACGACGCAAAGAAGTAA